The Populus nigra chromosome 4, ddPopNigr1.1, whole genome shotgun sequence genome contains the following window.
TACATATCATTCTCGTGCAATTCTTCAGAACCAACTTAGTAATAGGAATATGTAAATTGGTGCACAGccagaaaaaaatgttaataagaTCAGTTTTACACACGCAAACCCATATACAAAAGTGTAAAGTAGAATAGCAGCCGACATTATTGCATTAAGAAAGCCTCCAACCCCTAGCATCAGTTTCACTATAGATAGataaaaagacaaaatcatCACCTTGCAAGGCACTCATCGCAGTTGCTGCACATTCTGGATttacaaaatcaacaaaacaaagGATGATAGGATCTCCACCACGCTGCATTCAATGAAAGACTAGTCACACTTCCCAACAAGCCAGTTTGAGCATCAGATTACTAAACCAAGTATGAGAAGGTACTCTAAATCATCCACTTACTTGTCTTGCTTCTTTGCTCACAAGTCTAACTTCTTTATATCCCACAAAAGGTCGAAATATATCTATCACATCCAGTAAAGGAACATAAATAATAGTTGGAAAAAAAGCCTTGGTAACTATTAAAAAGAGCAAGACAAAGGGTATCATCATTGTTCAACATCACTACAACATTAAAAGGATACGAGCTACTTCCCTCCTTGAGCAGTCAGGAGGAAATCCTTCAACATATAAAGTGTTGGAAGCATCTGGAGGTAGATGTGCCATTTCACGATCTGACCTAGCAATTCTATCCTCTGGTCGCTGACGAACAAAACCAACATCTCTACCATTCGATGCCAGGTCCAGACCAGCAGACCGAGGGCGAGTCATTACAGCAGAATCAGCTATCGGAAGACCACTCATTCCACCACCAATACCCCTTCCAAACCCAGCTCCTCCCAATGCACTGGCTTCTCTAGAAGCAAAAGTAGGAGCTTGCTTCACAAAAAGGACGAGTAGATCAGCAAATACACAGGGGTaacaaaacaacaatatatAGGGTTTGAAAAGAAGCATACCGCATTCTGAAGGTAGCGGTCATATGCTGATCCTATAGACTTGCTGTCCTTGACAGTTTCATACCTGGTGCGATCATCATCAACATCTCGCGGATAATAGTTCTGCATCTCATAGCTCGAAGGCATATCTGCAAGACCCCCAAAATCAAATCCGTTCAGACTTCTATCTATATCTTACTTCTCAACAACATACAAATTATCGAACCAAACAACCAAGCAGTAGCAACAGCAGGCACCAcctctattaattttatttttttaaattcaaccaATAGTTCCAACATACTTCATTGTAACAGTAATTTATGGATCTAATTCCAACAAAAAGATACAGTAATCCTAATCTGCCGCTCTAAATTTTGCATATTACAAAAGGAAGGGAGAGAAGAACGTACCGTAGTCGGAACGAGGTCGTTTTAGCATGCCGCTGGAAGGGACATTGGAAGGCTGTTGCCGATTCCAGTAACCGTCTGTCATTGTTAATGTGCAGAAAGTGAGAAAGAGAAGAGTTCTTGTGGTTTTCTTAATCAGACAGGGTAGGTTTTGGCTTGGATTTCTTTgcaattttgagatttttgtcAAAACCCTACAATTGGTCTCGAgggggagaggaaaaaaaaaacagaattaacTTCGTctgtctttccttttgttttgttttttttttttatatattcactAGGTCTCTCTGTCTGGTGGGGGAACGTGGATCATTAATCCTACCTACGGGGCCCAACGATTGTAGATTCGGGCCGACTATCCCAATAGCCCGCTACATGTGTTGTGGCCGGGCCTTACTTCTCCAAAGATTATGTAGTATTATTAAGTAAAACTCCAAAGAATTATTTGATAATGTAGTAAACGATcgtggtttaaaatattttttaaaatattttttatttataaatgtattaaaataatatttttttattttttaaaaattatttttgacatcattacatcaaaacgatataaaaatattaaaaatatataattttaagcaaaaataaatctcaaattgTGGTGGAACACAGTTTGAACCATTTTCTTAAATGAAGCCCAGACCTTGTGTATTTATATTGTATGTATATTCTGGACCAAGACATGATAGATACATTCTATCATGGACTTGCACGATAGAACTTTGCAACTCTAAGGTTTAGgatgggttgtttttttttctattaatttatttgttattttataggGTAATGGGAGGCATTGTAGtaattttacattgattttaacCATGAAAAGTAAATAGTCATAGCTTTTGGCCCAGGGCCTTATAGTTATTTTGTTTATCGTTGAACAATATAACTACTCCATTATCCATtactttcaaatttttatagcaTTGGCTTTAGATGTTTGATTGTAATTtcataatgatttattttttgttattattatttagttctAAGAGCATTTTTgattttataccaaaaaaaaatatagttgttgACGCATACCTCAGACGTGTTAGCTGCTCCATTGCTTTCAGATGATGTATGTGGCTGACTCTAGTCGTTTTAATCATGCTCCCGTCATGTCATTTGATTCATCTCGACGTCCTCTTTCTTTCTTAGCAGCATGTGCATGGCGGTTCGGCTGGGTTGGGTTTGATGctaatttacttttcttttccttctctttcttttttcgggTTGCGTGTTGACCATGCAAAAAATTAAACCAGCACCttatttcccttttatttttattcactccattttcttttaattgcaattgttccaattacattaattttttttttcatctcatccctaataattcttttaattgctatttttttattcattttcttaattgatttgttttttttcaattatatccccaatcatttaatttcatttcatttttccccaaacatttaatttcagttAATTTTTATGTCGAATTCAGTCAcgattcttttaattgttatttattttgttttgcattttttattttattcacccggtttcatatgtatttttatttccgTTGTCTATTATTGATTTTACTAAACAAGTTTAGTTGATACAAGCGAGTAAATGTCTTAATTtgtgagatcaaatatcttgatacaagtcta
Protein-coding sequences here:
- the LOC133692449 gene encoding RNA-binding protein 1-like, which produces MTDGYWNRQQPSNVPSSGMLKRPRSDYDMPSSYEMQNYYPRDVDDDRTRYETVKDSKSIGSAYDRYLQNAQAPTFASREASALGGAGFGRGIGGGMSGLPIADSAVMTRPRSAGLDLASNGRDVGFVRQRPEDRIARSDREMAHLPPDASNTLYVEGFPPDCSRREVAHIFRPFVGYKEVRLVSKEARQRGGDPIILCFVDFVNPECAATAMSALQGYKVDEHDPDSRYLRLQFSRHPGPRSGPISRGRR